A single region of the Tursiops truncatus isolate mTurTru1 chromosome 18, mTurTru1.mat.Y, whole genome shotgun sequence genome encodes:
- the CHAMP1 gene encoding chromosome alignment-maintaining phosphoprotein 1 has translation MEVFQELRKPSARLECDHCNFRGTDYENVQIHMGTIHPEFCDEMDAGGLGKMIFYQKSAKLFHCHKCFFTSKMYSNVYYHITSTHSAPEKCSEKPRNQLNKDADPVRSPSVPEHQKMASNSAELLKPIPALSIETQKFGPVMSPESPKPTPLTSLDSQKPGPVVSPEPQTPSLPSPEPPKPAPVSSPELPKPVPLVSESQKPVPVPSPEPQKLAPVSPEPVKATLTNPKPQKHSHFPETLGPPSASSPDSPVLAASPEPWGPSPTASPESRKPVRTVSPEPRKLSPSESPEPWKPFPAVSPEPRRPAPAVSPGSWKPGPPGSPRSWKSSPSASSGPWKPAKPAPSVSPGPWKPIPSISPGPWKPTPSMSPASWKSSSVSPGSWKSPPASPESWKSGPPELRKTAPTLSPEHWKTVPPVSPELRKSGPPLSPELRKPGPPLSPEIRSPAGSPELRKPSGSPELWKLSPDQRKTSPASLDFSESQKSSRGGSPDLWKSSFFIEPQKPVFPETRKPGPSGPSESPKASSDIWKPVLSIDTEPRKPALFSEPTKTASRASPEPRKRALFPEPRKHALFPELPKAAVFSESQKAVELGDELQADAIDDQKCDVLVQEELLATPKKLLEDTLFPSSKKLKKDNQENSDAELSSSEYIKADLDAIDSKGQESSSDQEQVDVESIDFSKENKIDMTSPEQSKNVLQFTEEKEAFISEEEIAKYMKRGKGKYYCKICCCRAMKKGAVLHHLVNKHNVHSPYKCTICGKAFLLESLLKNHVAAHGQSLLKCPRCNFESNFPRGFKKHLTHCQSRHNEEANKKLMEALEPPLEEQQI, from the coding sequence ATGGAAGTATTCCAGGAACTTCGTAAGCCATCGGCACGTTTGGAGTGTGACCACTGCAATTTCAGAGGCACGGATTATGAAAATGTACAAATCCACATGGGTACCATCCATCCAGAATTTTGTGATGAAATGGATGCTGGTGGGTTAGGTAAAATGATATTTTACCAGAAAAGTGCAAAGCTGTTTCACTGCCATAAATGCTTTTTCACCAGCAAGATGTACTCTAATGTATACTATCACATCACATCCACACATTCAGCCCCAGAGAAATGCAGTGAGAAACCAAGAAATCAGTTAAACAAAGACGCAGATCCTGTGAGAAGCCCTTCTGTTCCTGAACACCAGAAAATGGCCTCTAATTCAGCAGAACTCCTGAAACCTATACCTGCCCTTTCCATAGAAACACAGAAATTTGGCCCAGTTATGTCTCCAGAATCACCAAAACCTACTCCTCTTACTTCCCTGGACTCTCAGAAACCTGGCCCTGTTGTTTCTCCTGAGCCACAGacaccttctcttccttctcccgaGCCTCCGAAACCTGCCCCTGTTTCTTCTCCTGAACTTCCAAAACCAGTCCCTCTTGTTTCTGAATCTCAGAAACCAGTCCCTGTTCCTTCTCCAGAACCACAGAAACTTGCTCCCGTATCTCCTGAGCCAGTGAAGGCCACTCTTACTAATCCCAAACCCCAGAAACACTCTCATTTCCCAGAAACATTGGGGCCACCTTCAGCCTCATCTCCAGACTCACCAGTTCTGGCTGCCTCCCCTGAACCTTGGGGACCTTCCCCAACAGCGTCTCCAGAGTCTCGGAAGCCGGTCCGGACTGTCTCCCCTGAGCCAAGGAAGCTGTCCCCATCGGAGTCTCCTGAACCTTGGAAGCCAttccctgctgtgtccccagagccTCGGAGACCAGCCCCAGCTGTGTCACCAGGTTCTTGGAAGCCAGGGCCACCTGGGTCTCCCAGGTCTTGGAAGTCCAGTCCGTCAGCATCATCAGGACCTTGGAAGCCAGCTAAACCTGCTCCATCTGTGTCTCCTGGACCTTGGAAACCAATTCCTTCTATATCACCTGGACCTTGGAAACCAACTccatccatgtcccctgcatcctgGAAGTCTTCATCAGTCTCACCTGGTTCCTGGAAATCTCCCCCCGCATCTCCTGAGTCATGGAAGTCTGGCCCACCAGAACTCCGAAAGACAGCGCCCACCTTGTCACCTGAACACTGGAAGACAGTTCCTCCAGTGTCTCCTGAGCTCCGTAAATCAGGACCTCCCTTGTCTCCTGAGCTTCGCAAACCAGGCCCACCACTGTCCCCAGAGATCCGTAGTCCAGCGGGATCTCCAGAGCTCAGAAAACCCTCAGGGTCTCCAGAGCTTTGGAAGCTTTCTCCTGATCAGCGGAAAACTTCTCCTGCTTCACTTGATTTTTCTGAGTCCCAGAAGAGTTCCCGTGGTGGTTCCCCTGATCTCTGGAagtcttccttttttattgaacCTCAGAAACCTGTCTTCCCTGAGACCCGGAAACCAGGTCCTTCTGGGCCATCTGAGTCCCCTAAAGCTTCCTCTGATATCTGGAAGCCTGTTCTCTCTATTGATACTGAGCCTAGAAAACCTGCCCTGTTTTCTGAGCCTACCAAAACAGCCTCTCGTGCTTCTCCTGAACCACGAAAACGTGCCCTTTTTCCAGAGCCCCGGAAACATGCCCTTTTCCCCGAACTTCCCAAAGCTGCTGTCTTCTCAGAATCTCAGAAGGCAGTTGAGCTTGGTGATGAACTACAGGCAGATGCCATAGACGATCAAAAGTGTGATGTTTTGGTTCAGGAAGAACTACTAGCTACACCTAAGAAACTCTTAGAAGacactttatttccttcctcaaaGAAGCTCAAGAAAGACAACCAAGAGAACTCGGATGCTGAGCTTAGTAGCAGTGAGTATATAAAAGCAGATCTGGATGCGATAGATAGTAAGGGCCAAGAATCGAGCAGTGATCAAGAGCAGGTTGACGTGGAATCGATTGATTTTAGTAAAGAGAACAAAATAGACATGACTAGTCCAGAGCAGTCCAAGAATGTACTGCAGTTTACTGAAGAAAAAGAGGCTTTTATCTCTGAAGAGGAGATTGCAAAATACATGAAGCGTGGAAAAGGAAAGTATTACTGCAAAATCTGTTGCTGTCGTGCTATGAAAAAAGGTGCTGTTTTGCATCATTTGGTTAACAAGCATAATGTCCACAGTCCCTACAAATGTACAATTTGTGGAAAGGCTTTCCTTTTGGAATCTCTCCTTAAAAATCATGTAGCAGCTCATGGGCAAAGTTTACTTAAATGTCCACGTTGTAATTTTGAGTCAAATTTTCCAAGAGgctttaagaaacatttaactcATTGTCAAAGCCGGCATAATGAAGAGGCAAATAAAAAGCTAATGGAAGCTCTGGAACCTCCACTGGAGGAGCagcaaatttga